Proteins from a single region of Candidatus Paceibacterota bacterium:
- a CDS encoding Gfo/Idh/MocA family oxidoreductase, translating to MKTIRFGIIGCGLMGREFASAAARWCHLLEAEARPEIVAACDPHAAALGWFREHVPTLAQTTDDYRELLANPAVEAVYVAVPHHLHRDIYCAAVQAGKHFMGEKPFGIDRAANDAILAAIRRQPQLLVRCSSESPFFPALQRVCDLIEQNAFGRIIEANTGFLHSSDLDPNKPINWKRMVEFNGEYGVLGDLGMHALHVPLRAGWRPRNVRAVLSKIVTQRPDAKGNLVPCLTWDNGLLLMETVDPLSGAPFPWTVKLQRIAPGHKNTWYAEVLGTRASARWSSTNPRLLEVMRYTPGGEQVWEQVQTGYEAAFRSVTGSIFEFGFSDSILQMWAAFLYELVHGQPLKKFAGCVTPEETAMSHRLFTAALESQRGGTTVSVEEGQ from the coding sequence GTGAAGACCATCCGTTTCGGCATCATTGGTTGCGGCCTGATGGGGCGTGAATTCGCCAGCGCCGCGGCGCGGTGGTGTCATTTGCTGGAGGCCGAGGCCAGGCCCGAGATCGTGGCTGCGTGCGATCCTCATGCCGCCGCCCTGGGCTGGTTCCGGGAGCATGTGCCCACCCTTGCGCAGACCACGGATGACTACCGCGAGTTGCTCGCCAACCCGGCGGTGGAGGCCGTCTATGTGGCGGTGCCCCATCACCTCCACCGCGACATTTACTGTGCCGCCGTCCAGGCCGGCAAGCACTTCATGGGCGAGAAGCCGTTCGGGATTGACCGGGCCGCCAATGACGCAATCCTGGCGGCCATTCGCAGGCAACCGCAACTTCTGGTGCGGTGTTCCTCCGAGTCGCCTTTCTTTCCCGCGCTGCAGCGAGTGTGCGACCTGATCGAGCAGAATGCGTTTGGCCGGATTATCGAGGCCAATACCGGCTTTCTCCATTCGAGCGACCTGGATCCGAACAAGCCGATCAACTGGAAGCGGATGGTCGAGTTCAACGGCGAATACGGCGTGCTGGGGGACTTGGGCATGCACGCGTTACATGTGCCGCTGCGCGCCGGTTGGCGGCCCCGCAACGTCCGCGCCGTGCTTTCGAAAATTGTCACGCAACGTCCGGATGCAAAGGGCAACCTCGTCCCCTGCCTCACGTGGGACAACGGGCTGCTGCTTATGGAAACCGTTGACCCGCTATCAGGCGCGCCATTCCCCTGGACGGTGAAGCTGCAGCGGATCGCGCCCGGGCACAAGAACACGTGGTACGCGGAGGTGCTGGGGACGCGCGCCTCCGCCCGGTGGTCGAGCACCAACCCGCGTTTGCTGGAGGTGATGCGTTACACCCCGGGCGGCGAGCAGGTCTGGGAACAGGTGCAGACCGGTTATGAGGCGGCCTTTCGGAGCGTCACGGGCTCCATTTTTGAGTTCGGTTTCAGCGACTCCATTCTGCAAATGTGGGCGGCATTTCTCTACGAGTTGGTTCACGGCCAGCCGTTGAAGAAGTTTGCCGGATGCGTCACCCCGGAGGAGACTGCCATGAGCCACCGTCTATTCACGGCTGCCCTGGAGTCCCAGCGCGGTGGCACCACCGTGTCCGTGGAAGAGGGGCAGTGA
- a CDS encoding amidohydrolase family protein — MNPIPLHHVWSYTDVDRAFWAEHLEGWLPRRIVDSHTHMVHPQFRLRPMTETKRRQYWVNEVLEPIDALTFEQCHRMVFPGRDFGCVAFGLPELDFDIEGENSYVRQECAQRGWHSLAVLRPQWSQDLVAGLLATPGVIGLKPYYSMISSDPETRDRHLEASIFEFLPHHVLEVANGRHAWVTLHVPKAGRLSQPDNVREIREIRERYPNIVLVIAHLGRCYTEPHAREALPQFADDPGLYFDTSAVVNPACHRVALECLGPRRLLYGSDNPIMYMRGRRQCRGRAYVNRTSHPFHFNRDREGPAVEAGYTLFMYEDLRAIKQACAEIGIASREEIGMIFHANADRLIAGILARKPPPPREEKQ; from the coding sequence ATGAACCCCATCCCGCTGCATCACGTATGGAGCTACACGGACGTGGACCGTGCCTTTTGGGCGGAGCACCTTGAAGGCTGGCTTCCGCGTCGCATCGTGGATTCGCACACGCACATGGTGCACCCCCAGTTCCGCCTGCGGCCGATGACCGAGACAAAGCGCCGTCAGTACTGGGTTAACGAGGTGCTTGAGCCGATCGACGCGCTGACCTTTGAGCAATGTCACCGCATGGTCTTTCCCGGACGGGACTTTGGCTGCGTGGCCTTTGGCCTGCCGGAGCTCGACTTTGACATTGAAGGTGAGAACAGCTACGTCCGGCAGGAATGCGCCCAGCGGGGCTGGCACAGCCTGGCGGTGCTCCGGCCGCAATGGTCGCAGGACCTCGTGGCCGGGCTGCTGGCCACGCCCGGCGTTATCGGCCTCAAGCCATATTACTCGATGATCAGCTCCGATCCTGAGACCCGCGACCGGCATCTGGAGGCGAGCATTTTTGAGTTCCTGCCGCACCATGTATTGGAGGTCGCTAACGGCCGCCACGCCTGGGTGACCCTCCACGTGCCTAAAGCGGGTCGCCTGAGCCAGCCGGATAACGTGCGCGAGATTCGCGAGATCCGGGAACGCTACCCTAATATTGTGCTGGTCATTGCCCACCTGGGCCGCTGCTACACCGAGCCGCACGCGCGCGAAGCGCTGCCGCAATTTGCCGACGACCCCGGCCTGTATTTCGATACGTCGGCCGTGGTGAATCCCGCCTGCCATCGGGTGGCATTGGAATGCCTTGGCCCTCGCCGTCTGCTCTACGGCTCGGACAACCCAATTATGTACATGCGCGGGCGGCGGCAGTGCCGTGGGCGCGCGTATGTCAACCGAACCAGCCACCCATTCCATTTCAACCGCGACCGTGAAGGGCCCGCCGTGGAGGCCGGTTACACCCTGTTTATGTATGAGGACCTGCGGGCTATCAAACAGGCGTGCGCGGAGATCGGGATTGCCAGCCGCGAGGAGATTGGCATGATCTTCCATGCGAATGCGGACAGGCTGATTGCGGGCATCCTGGCCCGGAAGCCGCCACCCCCGCGGGAAGAAAAGCAGTGA
- a CDS encoding FGGY family carbohydrate kinase — MLLGLDLGTTNVKALVTDFAGQPLGEGACAVPLYEVGTGGVEQNIEEIWTATLTAVKEAVRAAAPADIQAIGVSSQGGALQILDAQGRPAARVISWLDERWTPFGNSLTSELGPQWFAQRIGHGSAAFALGQLLRLRDENPEALAAPNRIGFVGDVIVSRLCGRPAHDGTSCSLALLYNPVRRDYDPELLARLGINSAQLPALLSQRVPAGGLLASVAQAVGLRAGIPVSAAVHDQYAAALGVRAVQAGTMMVGTGTAWVLLAVSATCGPPATPDAFVCHHVVEDLWGQILSLINGGSAVAWALELAGHKRAAGEEVDRLLASAPAGSDGVQCWPFLTALRPAGLAPGTKGRLAGLQLSHGPGHIVRAVLEGLGYELRRHIGLLRRAGLAVERLVLSGSAATSRVTPRLLASVTELPLACFGSGAGSPLGAAIIARGLCERATPLAALAEAMAPSASRVEPGADAVAYRAAYETYLGSLPLLEGGAG; from the coding sequence ATGCTTCTCGGTCTGGACTTGGGCACCACCAACGTCAAGGCGCTGGTCACCGACTTCGCGGGCCAACCCCTCGGTGAAGGCGCCTGTGCTGTGCCGCTCTATGAGGTCGGCACGGGTGGCGTGGAGCAGAACATCGAGGAAATCTGGACCGCAACACTGACCGCGGTGAAGGAAGCCGTGCGTGCGGCTGCCCCCGCGGACATCCAGGCCATTGGGGTTTCCAGCCAGGGCGGCGCACTGCAAATACTGGACGCGCAGGGCCGGCCGGCGGCGCGGGTGATCAGTTGGCTCGACGAGCGTTGGACTCCCTTCGGCAATTCACTCACTTCGGAGTTGGGGCCGCAATGGTTTGCGCAGCGGATCGGCCATGGCAGCGCGGCATTCGCCCTCGGCCAACTGCTGCGTCTTCGGGACGAGAACCCCGAAGCGCTGGCCGCCCCCAACCGCATCGGCTTCGTCGGCGACGTCATCGTCTCGCGCCTCTGTGGCCGTCCGGCACACGACGGCACCTCGTGCTCGCTGGCACTGCTGTACAATCCCGTCCGGCGGGATTATGACCCCGAACTGCTGGCGCGCTTGGGGATTAATTCGGCGCAGTTGCCGGCCCTCCTTTCCCAGCGGGTGCCGGCGGGTGGCTTGTTGGCGTCCGTGGCCCAGGCCGTAGGCCTGCGCGCCGGCATTCCCGTCTCGGCGGCGGTCCATGACCAGTACGCTGCGGCTCTCGGCGTCAGGGCGGTGCAGGCGGGCACGATGATGGTGGGAACTGGCACTGCCTGGGTGCTGCTAGCCGTCAGCGCCACCTGCGGGCCGCCGGCCACTCCAGATGCGTTCGTGTGTCACCACGTCGTGGAAGATCTTTGGGGCCAAATCCTCTCGCTGATCAACGGCGGCTCCGCCGTGGCTTGGGCGCTGGAACTTGCCGGACACAAGCGGGCGGCTGGCGAGGAAGTGGATCGGCTTCTCGCATCAGCGCCGGCAGGCAGTGATGGCGTGCAGTGCTGGCCGTTTCTCACCGCGCTGCGGCCGGCCGGGCTGGCGCCCGGTACCAAGGGGCGGCTTGCGGGATTGCAGTTATCCCACGGGCCCGGCCACATCGTCCGAGCAGTGCTGGAAGGATTGGGTTATGAACTCAGGCGCCACATTGGCCTGCTGCGCAGGGCTGGCTTGGCGGTCGAACGCCTGGTGCTGAGCGGCAGTGCCGCCACCAGCCGGGTTACGCCCCGGCTCCTGGCCTCGGTAACAGAATTGCCGCTGGCCTGCTTCGGCAGCGGGGCTGGCAGCCCGCTCGGTGCCGCGATCATTGCCCGGGGGCTGTGCGAGCGCGCGACACCGTTGGCGGCCTTGGCCGAGGCAATGGCGCCGTCGGCAAGTCGGGTTGAACCCGGCGCCGACGCGGTTGCTTACCGGGCGGCGTACGAAACTTACCTCGGTTCTCTGCCGTTGCTGGAGGGCGGCGCCGGATGA